One Carassius carassius chromosome 20, fCarCar2.1, whole genome shotgun sequence DNA segment encodes these proteins:
- the LOC132096848 gene encoding guanylate kinase-like isoform X1 — MYLRFISRVFSAMAGPRPVVMSGPSGAGKSTLLKKLLQEFDGVFGFSVSHTTRSPRPGEENGKDYHYVTREVMQAAIAKGEFIENAEFSGNMYGTSKAAVQAVQAKNLICILDIDMQGVNYIKRTDLNPIYVSIQPPSMETLEKRLRDRKTESEESLQKRLRAAKVDMEISKEPGLFDVLIINDDLDLAYGKLKDALLEEILKVRDTNNS, encoded by the exons ATGTATTTAAGGTTTATTTCCAGGGTTTTTTCAG CGATGGCTGGACCGAGGCCTGTGGTGATGAGTGGACCGTCTGGAGCTGGCAAGAGCACTCTGCTGAAGAAGCTGCTCCAGGAGTTTGACGGCGTCTTTGGCTTCAGCGTTTCCC ATACGACGCGGAGCCCCCGTCCAGGAGAGGAGAACGGCAAAG ATTATCATTATGTTACCAGGGAAGTGATGCAGGCGGCCATAGCAAAGGGGGAATTTATTgaaaatgctgaattttcagggAACATGTATGGAACAAG TAAAGCAGCTGTACAGGCTGTTCAAGCCAAAAATTTGATTTGCATTTTGGACATTGACATGCAGGGAGTGAATTACATCAAGAGAACCGATCTCAACCCCATCTATGTGTCCATCCAGCCTCCGTCAATGGAAACCCTG GAAAAACGATTAAGGGATAGAAAAACCGAATCTGAGGAAAGTCTACAAAAACGTTTACGTGCCGCCAAAGTTGACATGGAAATAA GTAAAGAGCCAGGTTTATTTGATGTACTGATTATCAATGATGATCTTGACCTAGCGTATGGGAAATTAAAAGACGCTCTTCTTGAG GAAATCCTGAAGGTCAGAGACACCAACAACTCATAG
- the LOC132096848 gene encoding guanylate kinase-like isoform X2 encodes MRDHSKEKAMAGPRPVVMSGPSGAGKSTLLKKLLQEFDGVFGFSVSHTTRSPRPGEENGKDYHYVTREVMQAAIAKGEFIENAEFSGNMYGTSKAAVQAVQAKNLICILDIDMQGVNYIKRTDLNPIYVSIQPPSMETLEKRLRDRKTESEESLQKRLRAAKVDMEISKEPGLFDVLIINDDLDLAYGKLKDALLEEILKVRDTNNS; translated from the exons CGATGGCTGGACCGAGGCCTGTGGTGATGAGTGGACCGTCTGGAGCTGGCAAGAGCACTCTGCTGAAGAAGCTGCTCCAGGAGTTTGACGGCGTCTTTGGCTTCAGCGTTTCCC ATACGACGCGGAGCCCCCGTCCAGGAGAGGAGAACGGCAAAG ATTATCATTATGTTACCAGGGAAGTGATGCAGGCGGCCATAGCAAAGGGGGAATTTATTgaaaatgctgaattttcagggAACATGTATGGAACAAG TAAAGCAGCTGTACAGGCTGTTCAAGCCAAAAATTTGATTTGCATTTTGGACATTGACATGCAGGGAGTGAATTACATCAAGAGAACCGATCTCAACCCCATCTATGTGTCCATCCAGCCTCCGTCAATGGAAACCCTG GAAAAACGATTAAGGGATAGAAAAACCGAATCTGAGGAAAGTCTACAAAAACGTTTACGTGCCGCCAAAGTTGACATGGAAATAA GTAAAGAGCCAGGTTTATTTGATGTACTGATTATCAATGATGATCTTGACCTAGCGTATGGGAAATTAAAAGACGCTCTTCTTGAG GAAATCCTGAAGGTCAGAGACACCAACAACTCATAG